TGAACGCGACGCCGTCGGGGCACGTGACGTTTAGGCCCTGTATGGCGGCAGGCGGTTGGGTCGGGACGGGGGTGGTCGCCGGCGGCGGCGTGATCTGGCTGGGATCGACCGGGACACCCACCAGTTCTACGGCGTCGATTTCCGTCCAGTTGCCGGACGCGGCCTGATCGACCACGACAATCACGCTGTCGATGGCGAAGTCGATGCCGGTGACGTTCACGCTGTGGATGTTCGGGCAGGGCGAGCCGGGCCCCTCGGCGCTGGCCGGCACCGGGACGAACCGGTCGGTGAAGTTGGAGTTGGCGACGAGCAGGCCGGCGATCGTGCCGGTGTTGAGTACGACATGCACGTTGATCTGCGTCGGCAGGACAAACTGCTCGAAGCGCACGACGAGGTACTCGCCATCGTTCGGTTCAAGCGAAGCCCACGCCGTCTCTTGATCGGCGCAGCCGCGGCTATCCGGCGCACCGAGGGCTTGATCGGCGCTCCAGCCCGTGCTGGTGTACTCGGTGCTGGCGGCCGCTTCCATCGCCCACTGGCGGATAACGCCGGTGTTGGAGGTCGGGCCGCCGGGGCCGGTGGGTCCAGTCGGGTTGGTCGTCCCAGTGCCCTTGCTGGTGGCCGGCGTCGGCTCAGGCCGGTCGCCCTGCACGGTGGTGTTCTTCGGGGCCGCGGGTGTCGGATCGGGTCGGTCGCCTTGCGCCAATACGGGGACAACGGCGATCAGAAGCAGACACGTGATGATGAAGCGGGTGGCGGTGCGCGGCATAGCGGGCCGTCTCCTTACTACGATCTCGGATTTCCGATGAGTACCAGATGAGACGATTATATGCGGGTTTTGGTTCCCGTGTGTGAGAATTGCGGGGAAGTCGTCAGGAATCAGGAATCAGGGGTCAGTGTGCAGGCGTCAGGAATCAGGGCAAGGCGCGGGTGAGGGGAGCACCAAACGCGTGTTGATGTACAATCATGGTGTTGGCCCAGCAGGATCAGCAGTGCGATGACAACACGTTCAGTTACCCTTGATGTTCCCGAATCGGTCTATTCCCGCGCTGAGCAAATGGCAACGGTTGGCAACCAAAGGGTGCAGGATGTACTGATTGCCGAGCTTCTACAGGCGCTGGATACCGGTGGTCCGGCCCTTCCGGAGTCGGAAGAAGCTGAACTCGCAGCGCTGCGCTATCTCTCGAATGACGCGCTGTGGACGATTGCACGCGAGCGACTGCCGCAAGATGTCGAGGCGCGGCTTGGCGATCTCTTGGAACGCAAAGGCGACCTGACCGACGACGAGCGTGCCGAAACAGAAGTACTCATTGAGCGCGCTGATCGACTCATGGTGCGGCGCGCCGAAGCAGCGATGCTGTTGTCGCGGCGCGGAATTACCGTAACTTCGAAGCTCCTCGCCTCGTAGGATGGGACGAATCCCAAACGCGCTCCGTCGTCGCGTGCTTGAGCGCGCGGACTATTGCTGTGAATACTGCCGCTGCTGCGAGTCTGTCAGTGGACAAGCACTGCACGTCGATCACATTGATCCATCACGCGGTGACATCTACGATAATCTCTGTGCAGCGTGTGCGGCGTGCAATGGCAGCAAGTGGATCGCCGTAAACGGAACTGATCCCACGACCGGCGAGGTTGTGCTACTTTTCAATCCACGAATCCAGAACTGGCACGAACATTTCGAATGGCTCCACGCTGGCCTGATCGTGGCCGGACGTACGCCAACCGGGCGTGCAACGGTAGATCGGCTTCGTATGAATCGCAATCGCTCTGTGCGCGCACGACGAAGTTGGATTGCAGCGGACGTTCACCCGCCGAAATCGACCTCCTCTGAAGACTAACTCCTACCCCCCAAACACCTCGCCCAGCGGCAGGGCGAACCCCGGCAAAAGGTCGCCGGCGGTGAGAGTGTCTGCGGCGGTCAGCGTGTGCGATCCCGCACGGGTGTGAACCACCACTTGCCTTAGCGCGGGGTACACGACCCACACCTGCGTGGTGCCATAGCTCAGGTACTGGTCGATTTTGTGCTGTACGTCCTGCGCGGTGTCAGTCGGGGAGACGACCTCTACGGCGAGGTCGGGGGCCAACGGGATGAATCCGGATGGCAGGACCGGAAGCCGGTCGGCGCGGACAAACCCGACATCCGGCGCGCGCACGGTGTCGCGCCCGTCCGCCGACTGGCCGAGGATGTAGCCGGTCTCCGCGGCGGTCACATGGCCGAGGCGGTGCTGCCGGACGAATGCGTGGATCATCGCGCCAATTGTCATCGCTGTCGCGCCGTGTTCTCCTCCCGCTGGCGACATGACGATCAATTCCCCTTCGTCCAGTTCGAGGCGGGCAGAGTCATAGTCGGCGCTGTGAGACAGTGCCCACAGGTCGGCCGCTGTATAGAGTTTGAGCGCGGGTGCGTCCGTCATTGCGCGCCTCGTGGAATCCGTTTTGAGCCATTATAGCGTGGTATCGCGTCGGGCTTCTCCGTAGGTTCTCGTGCGATGCGGGCCTTTCGCATGTGTTGTCCTCCCGTTTCATACCGCACTCATTCCCACGCAACCATTGGTCCTGCGTCGCATCGCTGAAAGCGACAATGACGACCACCTGCCACCGAAAACCAACACGCCACAACGTTTGGAACCCGAAACAACTCAATTCTTTCTTAATGGTTACGCGGTACTGCGGTGCTATACTGCGATCAATCACTGAGATTTGGTGCCTTGCGGCCAATACATACCCGATCATAAGTGGCAATGATTGCTCGTTAACCGATTGCGTTGTTGTTGCTGGTATGGGCTGCTGGCATGCCGGCCCCCCTCGCCTTATGAGGGAACCGGACACGTTATCAACCTACCAAATGGGATGCAATCATGACACGCGATCACTCTAGCAATCCCCCACCCGAACACCCTCCAAACAGCCGAGGTCCCGGACGTGTGGAACCGCACGGCCAGGGGCTTGTCGAATACGCGCTGATCCTCGTGCTGGTGGCCATCGTCGCCGTCGGCACGCTTGCCATTTTGGGCACTAGTGTTTCGAACTCGTTCGATCAGGTCAACAACGCGCTTTCAGTCAGCATTGCCGACGCAGGCTCTGGCGGACCCGGCGGGACGCCGGGGCCAAGTAGTGTCCCCCCCACGACACAGCCCACCTTGACACCGACCGAAGAAAGCACAAGCGGCTCCCCGACGACCGCACCCACCGTCGCGTCGCCCGTTCCGAGCGCGACCAGCTCCGGCGGCGGCGGCGGCGGAGGAGGCGGAGGTGGTGGGGGTGGCAGCACGGACACGCCCGAGCCGCCCTCCAGCACCGAAACGCCGGAGCCGCCTGAACCGACCGAAACACCCGAACCAACCGAAACGCCGGAGCCACCAGCGACCAACACGCCGGTGCCACCGACCAACACCAATACGCCGGCCCCGCCAACTAACACCAACACGCCGGCCCCGCCAACCAATACGCCGTCGCCAACCCCTCTGCCAGCGGGATGCGACTACTCGATTGCAGCAGGGGATACCGCCGCCTTCGTAAGCGCGGTGAACTCGGCAAACACCACTGGCGGTTCGCACGAAACGATCTGCCTTGCTGCAGGCAGCACCTACGGCTTCACTACCGGTTCAAGCAGCACGGCGCTGCCGCAGATTACGTCACCGATTACGGTCAAAGGCAACGGCGCTACGCTGGAACGCACCACGGGAGCTACCATCCGTATCTTCAACGTCGCAGGGGCTGGGTCGCTGACGCTCGAGTCCTTGACACTGCGCAACGGCACGGCAGGCAGCAGCAACAACGGCGGCGCGATCTACAACAGCGGCACGCTCGTGTTGACCAGCGTCACGTTCAGCACGAACAGTGCCGAACGAGGCGGCGCGATCTATACCACCGGCGGAACGCTCACGATCACCGGCGGGTCCTTCTCATCCAACAACGTCAACGAGCACGGCGGCGCGATCTACGTCAACAGCGGCACGATCTCGATCACGGGCACCACGTTCTCGTCCAACAGCAACAGCGGTAACGACGGCGGCGCGATCTACATCAACAACGGCACAATCACCATTTCGGGCGCGACCTTCTCGTCCAACAGCAACAGCGGTGACGACGGCGGCGCCATCTACATCAACAATGGCGACGTCACCATCACGGGCACATCACTCACGAATAACACGACCGCGTCTCGCGGCGCGGCCATCTACAACGCCGGCACGCTTACGGTCTCTGCCAGCACGTTCACCGGCAACAACGCCAGCGACGACGGCGGCGCCATCGCCAACGCCGATCGTTTCACCATAACCAGCAGCACGTTCACCGGCAATAATGCGTCGGACGACGGGGGTGCCGTTCACAATACCGCCAACAACAACCGCATCAACAACAGCTGCTTCAGTGGAAACAATGCTGGGGGCTCTAACGATGCAATCTACAGCTCGCGCAACTTCGACGCAGAAGACAACTGGTGGGGTGGAAGCGGAGCGCCCGGCTCGATAAACAGCAATAACGTGGATGATGACCCCCGTTTATCAAGCTGCCCGAACTGACCGATTGGCACTCTAGCCACCCAAACGCCCTCAACGAAACCTGTTGGGGGCGTTTGTCGTTCCACGTGAAGGCCCCGGCACGCTCCCCGTGCGCAAACACTTCGACAACCGGTATTTCACGCAGCACTTAACTAGAATCAAGCGTCTGAATACGCACTAGCAGACCCACTCACCGGGATTTCCCCGGTTATGTCGTGTCTGCTGAACCGGCGGGTTGTAACAATTGATATACAATTGTTGTTCTTCATTGTGTTTTGGTACCATGGTGCTATACTGAGGCGAAATCGGTGCAGTTCGGTACGTTCGCGGCCGACGCAAGCCCAATATAACCTTTGGCGGCAGCAGATAACCGTCTGTCCGTCGGGCATTGGAAATGCTCGTAGTGACCGCTGGCGTGTAGGGTAACCCTCACCTTATGAGGGGTCAGGCCAAAGCCTGACAAGCCTGAGGTAGCAACCATGATCCAGCGTCACCCCCGCCGTTCTCGTCGCACGCAGTTCAATCGTGCCAATAGGTCACCCGACCGCGCGCCGCGCGGCCAAGGGCTTGTCGAATACGCTCTGATCCTCGTGCTGGTCGGAATCGTCACGATCGCTACGCTGGCGATTTTGGGCAGCAGCGTCTCAAACTCGTTTGAAAACATCAACAGCGCGCTCGTAAGCGTCGCCGACGCAGGTTCTGGCGGGCCCGGCGGTACGCCTGCGCCCAGCAGTGTCCCACCCACCACGCAGCCCACGCTGACCCCAACTGAAGAGAGCACGAGCGGTGGCCCGACGACCGCCCCTACCAGCAGCGGCGGCGGTGGCGGTGGTGGCGGAGGCGGCGGAGGCGGCAGCACCAGCACGCCGGTTACGCCGACGAAGACGAATACGCCCGCGCCGCCCGCAAGCACCGATACACCGGAGCCACCAGAACCCACCGAAACACCTGAGCCGACCGAGACACCGGTTCCGCCTGCGACCAATACACCGGTCCCGCCGACCAACACGAATACGCCGGTCCCGCCGACCAACACCAACACGCCGGTCCCGCCGACCAACACGCCTACGCTGACTCCGACTGTTGACGGCTGCAACTATACGATTGCAACTGGGGACATTGCCGCCTTCACGGCCGCGGTCAACTCGGCGAATTCCACCAGCGGTTCACACGAGACGATCTGTCTTGCGGCAGGCAGCACGTACAGCTTCGCATCCGGATCCGGCAGCACGGCCTTACCGCAGATCACGACGCCGATCACGGTCAAGGGTAACGGCGCGATACTGGAACGTAACACCGGGGCCAACCTCCGTATCTTCAACGTTGCGGGGGCTGGATCACTGACGCTCGAGTCCTTGATGATCCGCAACGCCAGCATGGGTACTGGCAATGACGGCGGCGCCATCATCAGCAGTGGCTCGCTTACCCTGACCAACGTCACACTGAACAACAACAGCGCCGATCAGGGCGGCGCAATCCACAGCAGCGGGTCGCTCACGATTACGGGCGGAACCTTCTCGTCCAACAGTGTCGACGAGGATGGTGGCGCGATCTACGTCCACAGCGGCACGGTCTCGATCACCGGTACCACTTTCTCGTCCAACAGCAGCACTGGCGACAAAGGCGGCGCGCTCTATATCAACAACGGCACGGTCACCATTACGGGCACGTCGTTTACGAACAACACGACCGACGATCAAGGCGGGGCAATCTTTAATGACGGCACGCTGACCATCTCCAACAGCACGTTTACCGGCAATCACGCCAATAACGACGGTGGAGCCATCGCCAATACCGACAATCTCACCGTGTCCAACAGCACGTTCACAAGTAATACGGCTAGCGACGACGGTGGAGTCATCTTCACTGACGACGATCTGACCATAACCACCAGTATGTTCACGAACAATACTGCGTCGGGCGATGGCGGTGTCCTTTACAACACGGCCAACAATAACAGCATTAACACCAGCTGCTTCAACGGCAACGACGCGCCGGGAACAGGCGATGATGCGATCTACAGCTCTCGCAACTTCAACGCTAGGAGTAACTACTGGGGAAGTGGTGGACCGACGAACGCGATGAACACCAGTAACGTGGACGATACTTCTCCTCTGTCGAGCTGCCCGAACTAAGAGGCCGTTTGAAAAGCAGGGCGGGCGAGTTATGCTGGGAGGATGAGCACAAAACGATATGCCAGTGACCTGACCGATGCCGAGTGGGAGGTGCTGAAAGAGTACATTCCGACGGCGAAATCCGGCGGACGCCCGCGCAGCGCCGATATGCGCGCGGTGCTGAATGCCATCTTCTACGTGCTGAGAACCGGCTGTCAGTGGAGCATGCTGCCGGGGGAGTTTCCGCCCAAAGGCACGGTCTACCACTACTTCAATAGCTGGCGCCAGAATGGCACCTGGGAGCGGATGAACGCGGCCCTGCGCGCCCGTAGCCGCCAGCGCAGTGGCCGTCATCCGCTGGCCAGCGGCGCGATCCTGGACAGCCAATCGGTGAAAACCGGCGAAAAAGGGGGATAAGAGGTTACGACGCGGGCAAGCAGGTGAAGGGTCGCAAGCGGCATCTTCTGGTGGACACGCAGGGGCTGCTGCTGAAGGCGATGGTGTTGGAGGCGGATGTGCAGGACCGCGATGCGGCTAAGCACCTGTTGATGCAGAACATCGCTCGCTTTCCACGGCTCAAGCGGCTGTGGGCAGACGGAGGATATCGGGGTCAGTTTGTCACCTGGGCAAGACAGGTCTGCGGCGTGACGGTCGACATCGTGCTGCGTCCGGACACGGGCTTCGTGCCGCTTGCGCGGCGCTGGGTGGTGGAACGAACGTTCAGCTGGCTCGGCAACAGCCGCCGTCTCAGCAAGGATTACGAGTACTTCTTGTCCAGCAGTGAAGCGATGCTCTATGTCTCCAGCATCCGCCTCATGCTTCGCCGCCTTGCCGCCTCACCCTGACCTTTTCAAATGGCCTCTAAGCAGACCGCACTCCAACCACACGAACGCCCTCAGCGAAACCCGTTGGGGGCGTTTGTTTCCCCTCTCCCCTTACCCCATTCCGCTCATCTGATACACTAGCCGCATGGCACGCCGACCCCGCCCCCCGCTTGACCTCGAGTCGCACCGCGCCCCGCTGACGGCCATCGTCCGCGAGGTATTGATCGCGCCTGAGCCGCTCTCCGCACACGATCTCAATGTGCTCGTGAAACGCCATCCCATGCCAGACGGCGGCTTGTACAAGCGCAGCGACCTGATCGCCGCCTTCCGCGCGTTTGCCGGGCAGGACGGTCTTCCGCCGTACTCCGACGACGCGCTGCTGCGCTTGCAGCTCAAGCCGGTGCGCACCAGCAGCGGCGTCACGCCGGTGACCGTGCTGACAAAGCCGTTCCCGTGCCCCGGCACGTGCATCTTCTGCCCCAACGACGTGCGCATGCCCAAGAGCTACCTGAGCGACGAGCCGGGGGCCCAGCGCGCCGAGCAGAACGCCTTCGACCCGTACTTGCAGACGATGTCGCGGCTGACGCAGTACGCGCAGATCGGCCACCCGACCGACAAGATCGAAGTGATCGTGTTGGGCGGGACGTGGTCGTTCTACCCGGAGACGTATCAGATCTGGTTCATCGCGCGCATTTTCGACGCGCTGCATGACTTTGGCGACGGAATCGACCGCAGCGCCGAGGTGCGCGACCT
The sequence above is a segment of the Candidatus Flexicrinis affinis genome. Coding sequences within it:
- a CDS encoding HNH endonuclease, whose protein sequence is MLERADYCCEYCRCCESVSGQALHVDHIDPSRGDIYDNLCAACAACNGSKWIAVNGTDPTTGEVVLLFNPRIQNWHEHFEWLHAGLIVAGRTPTGRATVDRLRMNRNRSVRARRSWIAADVHPPKSTSSED
- a CDS encoding Uma2 family endonuclease, with the protein product MTDAPALKLYTAADLWALSHSADYDSARLELDEGELIVMSPAGGEHGATAMTIGAMIHAFVRQHRLGHVTAAETGYILGQSADGRDTVRAPDVGFVRADRLPVLPSGFIPLAPDLAVEVVSPTDTAQDVQHKIDQYLSYGTTQVWVVYPALRQVVVHTRAGSHTLTAADTLTAGDLLPGFALPLGEVFGG